DNA from Microbacterium sp. BK668:
AATCTGAGCGAAGGCGGCGTCCCAGTCCGTGTCGATGAGCTGCGGCTCGACGCCCGCCATGGCGTCGACGAGCGCGGGCAGCAGCGCGGGGCCGTCCACGCGTGTCACGCGCGCTCGGATCACGCGGTCGAACATGAGGAGGTGGACGTGATCGCCCGCGCGCGCCGCGAGTGCGGCGAGGAGCAGTGCGGCCTCCATCGCGGCGTCCAGGCGCGCGCCGTCCCCCACCCGGGCCGCCGCCGTCCTTCCCGTGTCGATGACGATCACGACGTGACGGTCGCGCTCCGGCCGCCATGTGCGGAGCATCGTGGTGCTCGAGCGCGCCGTCGCGCGCCAGTCGATCGAGCGGACGTCGTCGCCGCGGACGTACTCGCGCAGGCTGTCGAACTCCGTGCCCTGGCCGCGCACCTGCACGCTCGTCGACCCGTCGAGTTCACGCAGGCGCGCGAGCCGCGACGGCAGATGCCGACGCGCGGTGAAGGGCGGGAGCACCCGCAGGGCGCCCCGATCGTCGATGCGGCGCTGCCGACCCGCGAGGCCGAGCGGGCCGACGGAGCGGACCACGACGAACTCGCTGCGCAGCTCGCCGCGACGGCGGGGGAGAAGCGGGACGACGAGCCGACGCCGCTCGCCCGCGGGGACGTCGAGCGGCAGACGTGCGAGCGGGGCGCCCGCCGTCGGCTGCCACGCGTCCCGGACGAGCCCGCGGACCCGCCGCTCGCCGGCGTTCGCGATCACGAGCTCCGTCTCGACGCGCTGCCCGAGGAGGGCCCGAGCCGGGACCCGCCGCTCGAGGCGGAGGGCCCGCGGCGAGGGTGCGGCCGCGGCATCCGCCACCGCCGCGACGAGGCACAGCAGCACCCATCCCGCCGCCGTCGCCCACGCGTCGAATCCGGCGGCCGCGAGCAGCACGACGGGCACCGCGCCGAGGGCGACGAGGAGAGGGGAGCGGCCGGTCAGGTACATCGCCGGAGCGCGTCAGATCGGGACGCGGGTCTGCTGGACCACGGAGGCCAGGACCGCATCCACCGACACGCCCTCGAGCTCGGCATCGGGCCGCAGCCTGATGCGGTGCCGCCACGTCGGCACGATCATCGTCTGCACGTGGTCCGGCGTGATGGCGGGGTAGCCGCCCAGCCACGCCCACGCCTTGGACGCGGCGAGCAGCGCCGTCGCTGCGCGGGGACTCACTCCGAGCTGCACCGACGGGCTTCGGCGCGTGGCCTGCGCGAGGTCGACGACATAGCCGAGCACGTCGTCGGCGACGGTGACGGATGCCGCGGCCCGCTGCGCCGCGCGGATCTCCGAGGGCGACACGACCTGTCCGAGACCGGCGGCGCCGAGGTCGCGGGGGTCGAAGCCGCTCGCGTGGCGCCGCAGCACCGCGAGCTCGGCGTCGCGCGCCGGCACCTCGACGAGGAGCTTGAGGAGGAACCGGTCGAGCTGAGCCTCGGGCAGCGTGTACGTGCCCTCGTGCTCGATGGGGTTCTGCGTCGCGGCGACGAGGAACGGGTCGGGAAGCGGCCGCGTGACGCCGTCGGTCGAGACCTGCCGCTCCTCCATCGCCTCCAGGAGCGCGGCCTGCGTCTTCGGCGGTGTCCGGTTGATCTCGTCGGCGAGCAGGATGTTCGTGAAGACCGGGCCCTCGCGGAAGTCGAACTCGCCGGTCTTCGCGTCGTAGACGAGCGAGCCCGAGACGTCGCCGGGCATGAGGTCGGGCGTGAACTGGATCCGCTTCGTGTCCAGGCCCAGCGCCGTCGCGAATGCGCGGACGAGGAGCGTCTTCGCCACGCCCGGCACGCCCTCCAGCAGCACGTGGCCGCGGGAGAGGAGCGCGATGAGCAGGCCCGTGATCGTGCCGTCCTGTCCGACGACGGCCTTGCCGACTTCGAGCCGCAGCCGGTTCATCGCGTCGCGGAGCTGATCGGGCGCGAGCGTGTGCTCCTGCATCCGGGTGGCGTCGGTCATGGAGCGTTCCTTTCCGGGCGGACGGTCTGCGCGACCGCCTCCTCGAGATGGCGGAGCCGGTCGCGGAGCGCGACGAGCTGTGCGTCGTTCCGGGGCAGATCATCGATCAGGATGCCTCGCACCGCGCCGCGGTCCCAGCCGAGGCGGCCGGCCGCGGCATCCGCGATCTCGTCCGCGCCGGCCGCGGGGCCGAGTCCCAGGATCCGGGCGAGCCGCACGAGAGCCGACAGCCGCAGCTGATCGGCCGCGTGGACGGCGTCGCGGGAGCGCGCGTACAGGCGCGCCCGGCCCTCGGTCGTCTCGGAGACCCGCACCGTCACGGGCAGGCGCTCGGGCACGAGCGGCCCGAACCGGCGGCCGCGCCAGACCCCCGCGGCGACGGCGGAGACGAGCAGGAGGACGATCATGGGGCTCACCCACGGCGGTGTGAGCTCGCCGAGCGAGGGGTCGCCGCTGGTGAGGTCGGTGTCTCCGGGGGCGGGCGCGTACCAGACGACGATCGGGTGACGCCCGAGAAGGTTGATCCCGAGCGCCGCGTTGCCGTTCTCGGCGAGGGACTCGTTCACGAAGAGCGTCCGCCCGTCGACCGCGCTGACGCGGCGCGTGCCGTCATCGGAGACGACGAGGCCCCAGCCGTCGCCGGACGGGTAGCAGGTGACGTCGTCGGAGGTCGTGGCGAACACCGCTCCCGGGAGCACGGCGCCGGCGCGCTCGGCGTCGCCGAGGTCGCAGCGCGGCTGGACGCGCTCGCCGGCGCCGAAGCCCGCGGCTCGGGCGCCGGGCAGGAGGAGCCGCAGCGTCCGCGACCGCGGATCGATGAGGACGACGTCGGCGGCGGCGGCGGCGAGGTCTCGGACAGCGCCGTCCGACAGGGCGGGGGTGTCGGGAAGGACGAGGGTCGCGTCCCGCGCGAGGGCCGCGTCTCGAGCGGAGGAGCGGTCCCGGGCGACGACGACCTCGACGCCGTGCTCCCGCAGGACCTCGACGAGGGCGCGCGCGCCGTCCGGCCCCGCCGACTCCGGGTCGAGGACCCCGCGCGCCGCCCACTGCGACAGGCCCGCGAGGGCCGCGCCCACCCCGCCGACGAGGAGGATCACGACGGCGATGACGATCCAGCCGAGGGCCCCGCGCCGGCGGCTCCGAGTCTCGGGCGCCGGCCCGTCGGCTGTGCCGACGGACGCTGCGGCCACGGTCATCGCCCGGCTCCCAGCTGCTCGAGGTCCCGCGGCCGGCTGCGCGCGACGACCTCGTCGACAGCCGCGACGCGGCGGTAGAGCTCCTCGTTCCCCGGCCGGCGGAGGTACCGGACGTCGTCGAAGCCGGCGGCGGCATCCTCGAGCGCTTCGGCCGATGCGGGGAAGACGCGCCCCGCGCTGCGCGCGAACGCGTGGACCGTGGCGCCGGGCGGATTCTCGACGGCTCCGCGCTCGACGAGTCCGCGCGCGAGGGCCCGGAAGCGCAGGACGACAGCGGCGTCCCACTCCTTCCGGGCGGCGCGGCTCTCCGCATCGGCTCGCAGCTCGGCCGCGGAACGGCTCTCCGGCTCGCCGAAGAGCTCGGCGACGGCGGCGCGCGAGCGCGACGTTGCGCGCGGACGTCCCCACACGAGGAAGGCCGCGACGAGGAGGACGACTACGACGAGGACGGCGATGATCGCGGCCGCCGATCCCCACGGGCCGTCCAGCTGCGTGGCGAAGAGGCGCTCGACGAAGTCGGCGATCGCGCGCGCGATGCGGTCGAAGAGGGTCGGCTGCGCCTCCGCGTACACCGGCTTCGAGAGCTCCTCCTCCGCCCAGCGCCGAGCCTCGTCTCCGTCCGGGGTCAGTGGCGGGACGGAGTCCGCCAGGCGGACGATCGAACCGGTCAGGCCCACGGCGACTCGCGGTCGGTGCCGTCGGTCGGCTGCGCGGGCGCGCTCGGCGGCGCGGACCGCGCCTCGTCGGGCGCCGTAGCCGCGCGCTGCTGCGGGTCCGGCTGCGGGTGACGCGCGGGGGGCGGAGGGGGGAACGCGCCGGCGGGCGGCGGCGGATACGCGGCAGAGACGGGCGGCGGCGGGTACGGGGCGGAGGCGGGCGGCGGCGGATAGGCGGCGTAGGCGGGCGGCGGGGCCGGGTACGCGGGGTAGGCGGGCGCCGGGGCCGGGTGCCGGGCACCGCTCCGGTACGGGTCGGGGTCCGCCGTCCCCGGGGCGGGAGCCGCCGCGAACGGCATGGTGCCGGGACCGGCCGGGAAGGGCGCGTATGCCGGCGCGTATCCGGCGGGGCGGGGCGCCAGGACGCGCCCGATGTGTTCGAGATAGGGGTCGGGGAGGCCCACGGCCCCGGCATCCCGGCGCTCGACATACGCGAGCAGATCGAGGTCGAGACCCTCGTGACGCATACGGCAGTCGATGTAGATGAGGCCGGTCGCGGTGGCCTGCACGACGGTCGCGACGGCCTGGATCAGGACGACGACGGCCTGGGACAGCAGGCCGCCCGCGATGAGCGCGATGATCTCGCCCACCCGCGGATCACCGGTCGGCGTGATGACGGTCGACATCGCGACGGACAGGAAGGAGAACGGGATGCTGACGACCTGGGCTATGCCGCCGAAGATGAGGCTCAGCAGCAGCAGGATCCCGAGCGTCGACCAGAAGCGCCCGCGGGTGAGCCGCCACGACCGGCCGACGGCGTCGCCGATCGTCGCCCGCTCGAGGATGATCGCCGACGGAACGAGCACGAGCTTGACCATGAGCCACCACACCAGCGGGATGGCGGCCAGCACGAGAAGGATGCCGAGTCCCGCCGCGGCGGGCGGAGCGACGGAGCCGAGGCCGAAGATCGCGAACCCCGCGACGGCGACGGCCGCCACGATGACGAGCAGCACGAGGAACGCGTATGCCAGAAGCCGCCAGGCGACGGGCTTGACCCTGAGCCACAGCCGGCCCAGCGGCAGCTTCTCGGCCACCGCGGCGTGGGCGACCTCGGTGACGACGACGCCCTGCACGAGGACGCCGAGGGCTCCCGCCGCGAGTCCGAGCACGATGCCGACCACGACCGTGACGGCGACCGAGCCCGCGAGCACCGCCTCGTAGTCGTCCGTGCCGGGCTGGAGCGTGTCGAGGCGGGAGAACGACGCGACGGCGACCGCGCCGACGGCGAGGATCACGACGATGTACGCGACAGCCTGCACGCACAGTGCGAAGCCCAGCAGCACTCTGGGGTTCTGACGCAGCGCGGCGAACGAGCGACCGAGGATCGTGCCGAACGTCAGCGGGTGCAGCGGGATGATCCCCGGGCGCGACGCAGGCGTCCATGCCGGGTACGCGGTCACAGCTCCTCCTCGTGCCCTCGCCGCGGGGGCCGCGGGGTCGCCGGGCAGATCCCTATCGTGTCACATCGACTGCTCCGCGCCCCGCGCCTCTCGGCCGTTGTGCGGCGGGTGCCGACGCTCCGCTCAGGCGGGGTCGACTACTCTTTCTCCCAGTGCGCCATGGGGAGGAGCGGGCATCCACCGCAGCGCCCCCCGGCGCCGGACAGAAGGACGAAACGCGCGCGATGACTTCACGCATCCTGGTGGTCGACGACGACACCGCTCTCGCCGAGATGATCGGCATCGTGCTGCGCACGGAGGGCTTCGACACGGTCTTCTGCGCGGACGGCGCGAAGGCGGTCGACGCGTGGCGGTCGGAGCGCCCCGACCTCGTGCTGCTGGACCTCATGCTGCCGGGGATCGACGGCATCGAGGTGTGCACGCGGATCCGGCAGGAGAGCGGCATCCCGATCATCATGCTCACCGCGCGAACCGACACCGCCGACGTGGTGAAGGGTCTCGAGTCCGGGGCCGACGACTACATCGTCAAGCCCTTCAACCCGAAGGAGCTCGTCGCGCGCATCCGCACGCGACTGCGCCCCACGTCCCAGCCGTCGAACGACACGCTGCGGATCGGCGACCTGACCGTGGACGTCGCGGCCCACGAAGTGCGCCGCGGCGAGTCGCCGATCGCCCTGACCCCGCTGGAGTTCGAGCTGCTCGTCGCCCTCGCCTCGAAGCCGCAGCAGGTCTTCTCGAGGGAGATGCTGCTGGAGCAGGTGTGGGGCTATCACTACAAGGCCGACACGCGGCTGGTGAACGTCCACGTGCAGCGCCTGCGCGCGAAGGTCGAGCTCGACCCCGACAACCCGAAGATCGTCACGACGGTCCGCGGCGTGGGTTACCGGGCCGGCGCGGTGGTGTGAGGCGACGGTGACGGCGGCGCCGACCGGCCCGGTTCCGACGCCGCGCCGCGCCTCGGCGGGGTGGCGCGACTGGCGATCCTGGCCGGACACGATGGCCGCGCTGTGGCGTCGGTCGCTGCGGTTCCGGATCGTCGTCGTCACCCTGGGCCTCACGGCCGTCGCCGTGCTCATCGCGTGCGTGCTGATGGCCCTGTTCATCCAGAACGACCTCTTCGTGACACGGCGGGACCAGGCGCTGAGCGACGCCCGCCGGGCGACGACGGCCGCACAGGAGACGCTCGACACGGCGAATGTCCAGGGCGCCGACAGCGCGCAGCTGCAGAGCCTCATGAACAGCGTCTACACGACGCTCGTCCAGCAGTCCTCGACCGACATGATCTCGGCGTCCCGGATCGACCGCACGGCTCCGCAGGCGCCGCAGGACTTCACGGTCGGCGGCTTCGACGAGTCCCTCGTCACCGAGGGGATGAGGGCCGCGGTGCGCACCAACGCCGCACCCCAGTGGTGGCAGTCCGTCGCCCTGGCCTCGACCGACGGCGGGACGATGCCCGGGATCGTGGTGGGGCAGCAGCTGCTCGTCCCCGAGGTGGGGGCGTACGAGCTCTACTTCGCCTACGACCTCGGCAGCGCCGACCAGACGCTCGCCTTCGTGCAGGGCGTCCTCTGGGTCGTCGGCGTGGCCCTCATCGTCATCATCGGCGGCATCGCGTGGTTCGTCCTGCGCTCGGTCACGACCCCCATCGGCGAGGCGGCCGATACGAGCGCCCGTCTCGCGGCGGGCGAGCTCACCGTGCGGCTTCCCGTGAAGGGCGAGGACGAGCTGGCCACGCTCGGACGCTCGTTCAACGCGATGGCCGACAGCATCGAGTCGCAGATCAAGGAGCTCGCCGACCTCTCGCTCGTGCAGCAGCGCTTCGTCTCGGACGTCTCCCACGAGCTGCGCACGCCGCTCACGACGATCCGCCTGGCTGCCGACATGATCAACGACCAGCGCGACGAGTTCGACCCGGCGACGGCCCGCGCGGCCGAGCTGCTCAACGCCCAGGTGCAGCGCTTCGAGACGCTCTTGACCGATCTCCTCGAGATCAGCCGCTACGACGCGGGGTCGGTCCAGCTCGAGCTCGAGCCGACGAGCCTCGCCCACCTCGCCGAGGACGTCATCGCGTCGATGCACCAGCTCGCCGAGCAGCACGGCACGGACGTGCGCCTCGTCGCCCCGGGCGGGTACTCCCCGGTCGACATGGACCCCCGCCGCGTGCGCCGCATCGTGCGGAACCTGCTCGGCAACGCCATCGAGCACGGCGAGGGGCGACCCATCGTGGTGACGGTGGACAGCAACCAGCAGGCGGTGGCCCTCGGCGTCCGGGACTTCGGCCTCGGCATGCGTTCCGAAGAGGTCGAGCACGTCTTCGACCGGTTCTGGCGCGCCGATCCCTCCCGGACCCGCACGATCGGGGGAACCGGCCTGGGGCTGTCCATCGCGCTGGGCGATGCGCGCCTCCACGGGGGCGAGCTCGCGGTGTGGTCCGAGCTCGGCCGCGGCTCGCACTTCGTCCTCACTCTGCCGCGCACGTCGGCGCCCTTCACCGGCACGTCTCCCATCCGCCTGGAGCCGATCGACGAGACGGTCGAGGAGTTCGGTCGCACCGAGCCGATCGTCGTCCCCGCCGCTCCCGCGCCGCCCGACTCGCGCGCGGTGGCGCCCGAGGCGCCTCCCGGGGTCGTCGGCCCCGCTCCGACCCGTGGAGGGGTGTCGTGAGTCCCCGGCGCGGCCTCGCCGCGGCTCTGGGAGCGCTTCTGCT
Protein-coding regions in this window:
- a CDS encoding DUF58 domain-containing protein — its product is MYLTGRSPLLVALGAVPVVLLAAAGFDAWATAAGWVLLCLVAAVADAAAAPSPRALRLERRVPARALLGQRVETELVIANAGERRVRGLVRDAWQPTAGAPLARLPLDVPAGERRRLVVPLLPRRRGELRSEFVVVRSVGPLGLAGRQRRIDDRGALRVLPPFTARRHLPSRLARLRELDGSTSVQVRGQGTEFDSLREYVRGDDVRSIDWRATARSSTTMLRTWRPERDRHVVIVIDTGRTAAARVGDGARLDAAMEAALLLAALAARAGDHVHLLMFDRVIRARVTRVDGPALLPALVDAMAGVEPQLIDTDWDAAFAQIRALTSRPALVVLLTAQDAPDAARGFLGSLPALAQRTHVLVGTVTTEPLPGEPRPDAADVYREAAAARTERDAASVAGAIARAGAEAIADDPDGLPPRIADRYLALKAAGRL
- a CDS encoding MoxR family ATPase, which codes for MTDATRMQEHTLAPDQLRDAMNRLRLEVGKAVVGQDGTITGLLIALLSRGHVLLEGVPGVAKTLLVRAFATALGLDTKRIQFTPDLMPGDVSGSLVYDAKTGEFDFREGPVFTNILLADEINRTPPKTQAALLEAMEERQVSTDGVTRPLPDPFLVAATQNPIEHEGTYTLPEAQLDRFLLKLLVEVPARDAELAVLRRHASGFDPRDLGAAGLGQVVSPSEIRAAQRAAASVTVADDVLGYVVDLAQATRRSPSVQLGVSPRAATALLAASKAWAWLGGYPAITPDHVQTMIVPTWRHRIRLRPDAELEGVSVDAVLASVVQQTRVPI
- a CDS encoding DUF4350 domain-containing protein; this translates as MTVAAASVGTADGPAPETRSRRRGALGWIVIAVVILLVGGVGAALAGLSQWAARGVLDPESAGPDGARALVEVLREHGVEVVVARDRSSARDAALARDATLVLPDTPALSDGAVRDLAAAAADVVLIDPRSRTLRLLLPGARAAGFGAGERVQPRCDLGDAERAGAVLPGAVFATTSDDVTCYPSGDGWGLVVSDDGTRRVSAVDGRTLFVNESLAENGNAALGINLLGRHPIVVWYAPAPGDTDLTSGDPSLGELTPPWVSPMIVLLLVSAVAAGVWRGRRFGPLVPERLPVTVRVSETTEGRARLYARSRDAVHAADQLRLSALVRLARILGLGPAAGADEIADAAAGRLGWDRGAVRGILIDDLPRNDAQLVALRDRLRHLEEAVAQTVRPERNAP
- a CDS encoding DUF4129 domain-containing protein, which produces MGLTGSIVRLADSVPPLTPDGDEARRWAEEELSKPVYAEAQPTLFDRIARAIADFVERLFATQLDGPWGSAAAIIAVLVVVVLLVAAFLVWGRPRATSRSRAAVAELFGEPESRSAAELRADAESRAARKEWDAAVVLRFRALARGLVERGAVENPPGATVHAFARSAGRVFPASAEALEDAAAGFDDVRYLRRPGNEELYRRVAAVDEVVARSRPRDLEQLGAGR
- a CDS encoding glycerophosphoryl diester phosphodiesterase membrane domain-containing protein yields the protein MTAYPAWTPASRPGIIPLHPLTFGTILGRSFAALRQNPRVLLGFALCVQAVAYIVVILAVGAVAVASFSRLDTLQPGTDDYEAVLAGSVAVTVVVGIVLGLAAGALGVLVQGVVVTEVAHAAVAEKLPLGRLWLRVKPVAWRLLAYAFLVLLVIVAAVAVAGFAIFGLGSVAPPAAAGLGILLVLAAIPLVWWLMVKLVLVPSAIILERATIGDAVGRSWRLTRGRFWSTLGILLLLSLIFGGIAQVVSIPFSFLSVAMSTVITPTGDPRVGEIIALIAGGLLSQAVVVLIQAVATVVQATATGLIYIDCRMRHEGLDLDLLAYVERRDAGAVGLPDPYLEHIGRVLAPRPAGYAPAYAPFPAGPGTMPFAAAPAPGTADPDPYRSGARHPAPAPAYPAYPAPPPAYAAYPPPPASAPYPPPPVSAAYPPPPAGAFPPPPPARHPQPDPQQRAATAPDEARSAPPSAPAQPTDGTDRESPWA
- the mtrA gene encoding MtrAB system response regulator MtrA; translated protein: MTSRILVVDDDTALAEMIGIVLRTEGFDTVFCADGAKAVDAWRSERPDLVLLDLMLPGIDGIEVCTRIRQESGIPIIMLTARTDTADVVKGLESGADDYIVKPFNPKELVARIRTRLRPTSQPSNDTLRIGDLTVDVAAHEVRRGESPIALTPLEFELLVALASKPQQVFSREMLLEQVWGYHYKADTRLVNVHVQRLRAKVELDPDNPKIVTTVRGVGYRAGAVV
- the mtrB gene encoding MtrAB system histidine kinase MtrB, whose product is MAALWRRSLRFRIVVVTLGLTAVAVLIACVLMALFIQNDLFVTRRDQALSDARRATTAAQETLDTANVQGADSAQLQSLMNSVYTTLVQQSSTDMISASRIDRTAPQAPQDFTVGGFDESLVTEGMRAAVRTNAAPQWWQSVALASTDGGTMPGIVVGQQLLVPEVGAYELYFAYDLGSADQTLAFVQGVLWVVGVALIVIIGGIAWFVLRSVTTPIGEAADTSARLAAGELTVRLPVKGEDELATLGRSFNAMADSIESQIKELADLSLVQQRFVSDVSHELRTPLTTIRLAADMINDQRDEFDPATARAAELLNAQVQRFETLLTDLLEISRYDAGSVQLELEPTSLAHLAEDVIASMHQLAEQHGTDVRLVAPGGYSPVDMDPRRVRRIVRNLLGNAIEHGEGRPIVVTVDSNQQAVALGVRDFGLGMRSEEVEHVFDRFWRADPSRTRTIGGTGLGLSIALGDARLHGGELAVWSELGRGSHFVLTLPRTSAPFTGTSPIRLEPIDETVEEFGRTEPIVVPAAPAPPDSRAVAPEAPPGVVGPAPTRGGVS